A genomic window from Phoenix dactylifera cultivar Barhee BC4 unplaced genomic scaffold, palm_55x_up_171113_PBpolish2nd_filt_p 000092F, whole genome shotgun sequence includes:
- the LOC120104749 gene encoding uncharacterized protein LOC120104749: MKATKRIQKKQWRAKTTTSIKSLPHDLIVEIVAQLVSLSSTPVSDLENLQMTCKMFRTASKAKLVGQHISLEKEWSMHWWNKERYFAILNSCAAAGNLKACFILGLENVFNLESLNLGLRYLEKAMVGGHDAATYTMGILLFGDHRTRQIGMEYLNKIGVVSGGTEDSERMKFQNPYFEQCRRQVIESVRRITMKRWSPRQIERCTSPTCGRVEGWEERQSFCSELCKWTSEYFQFYTQV, encoded by the exons ATGAAAGCCACAAAAAGAATACAGAAGAAGCAGTGGAGAGCTAAAACTACTACAAGCATCAAGTCTCTTCCACATGATCTCATCGTAGAGATCGTTGCTCAGCTAGTTTCATTGTCTTCAACACCAGTATCCGATCTCGAAAACCTACAGATGAC GTGCAAGATGTTTAGAACGGCATCAAAAGCAAAGTTGGTTGGACAACATATTTCTTTGGAGAAAGAATGGAGCATGCATTGGTGGAACAAGGAGCGTTACTTCGCTATTCTCAATAGTTGCGCCGCAGCCGGAAATCTTAAAGCTTGTTTTATACTTGGACTG GAGAATGTCTTCAATCTGGAAAGCCTGAACTTAGGGTTACGCTATCTCGAGAAGGCGATGGTCGGTGGCCACGATGCCGCAACGTACACAATGGGCATCCTACTCTTTGGCGATCACCGGACTCGGCAGATTGGCATGGAATACCTGAACAAAATTGGAGTTGTTTCTGGTGGAACTGAGGATTCTGAGAGGATGAAGTTTCAGAACCCCTACTTCGAGCAGTGCCGGAGGCAGGTCATAGAATCTGTACGGAGGATTACCATGAAGAGATGGTCACCACGGCAGATTGAACGGTGCACAAGTCCAACGTGTGGTCGGGTGGAGGGATGGGAAGAACGTCAAAGCTTTTGCAGTGAGCTTTGCAAATGGACTTCCGAGTATTTTCAATTCTATACACAAGTCTGA